Below is a window of Syntrophomonas wolfei subsp. wolfei str. Goettingen G311 DNA.
TGTTCTATCACGAGAATGTGATAACTGGCAGGGCAGAAATCAGTAGCGATGGAGTGAAATGGCGGGAGTGGATAAGATAATGGACGATCATTTGAAAAAATTTATTTCAGTTTTTCCGCTATCCGTATCGACATCCAGCTTTAGGTACTAGTTTCGGCCACGTTTGAAATCAGCCTTTAATAGCGACAGGAGGGAGCATCAGGCGAACGCGAAGGGTGAACGCTCTCGCGACCTCCTGTCCTCTCTCGACTGCTCGCCTTCGCCGGGTGTTGCATCCTGATCGCCAGCAGGGGGGTGCCTGCTGGGATAGCTCTAAAGGCCGATCGCATTGTGTGCATCGCCTCTTAATAATGCCGTCGGCAAGAAATAATATTGATATTTTTCCCTTCAATGGAGTATATCAATCTATGCTCATTATTGATTCTTCTGCTCCAGTACCCGGACAATTCATGTCTTAACGCTTCCGGTTTCCCGATACCTGTGTTTCCATTGCGTTCAATGTCTCTAATTAATTCATTAATACGGCTGGTCATTTTGCGATTTTCTTTCTGCCAGTACTGGTATTCTTCCCAGGCTGTATGTGTGAAAACTTTATTCATCGGCAAGCTCTGAGCGAAGCGTTTTTCCTGATTTCAATTCTTCAATCGACTTCAATAGCTTATTATAATATTCCGGGTCGCTCCTGATGTAGAGATTTTCCAGAAGATTATTGTATTCACTTTCAGAGATTAACACTACATTGCCGCCGTTTTTTCTGGTAACAATGATTGGTTCAAGATCTTGATTAGCCGCATCACAGTATTTTTTCAGGTTTTCACGCAGCGTAGAATAGTTTACTGCCATCATAAGCTATCACCTCCGTACAATTTATTGTACAGTCAATCGTGCTCCCGGTCAATCCAATGTATGTTGCTGACTTCCCTTTTGTCAGACTTTTTATAACGAGGTGAAATATGTCCCCCGCTAAGCGGTCGCCTATTTACAAAACAGGCAGTGGGTTCTATTCCCCCGCCTTGTTGCAGCGGTGTGTTGAAACTGCTTCGCAGCTTCTTCTGATGCTTTAAACATAGAATAGCACATTGGGTTTTGGCCAAAGGGCCAAACCCTCCCCCCAAGCATATTCTAGCGTCATAAACCCCAATAGGAGGGTAAGTATTTGGCCGAAATTCCAAACGCTTACCCTCCTGTATTACTATCCGCTATCTGGAAAATCCCCTATTATTGCTGGCTTAAGCTATTTGCAAAAATATTGGCACGGTATTTGCTTATTATACATTATCAAGCTATATAAAAACCGTTTTTCGGCAATCAGCCAATAAAGAATAAAGGAGAGGAGGCGAAGAAAGCTCTAAGAAGCTCAATCGAATGCAATAAAGTAAGGGGGTAAAGTAATGGAAATAAAGAAAATTGGCGTTCTGGGAGCAGGTACCATGGGAGCTGGAATAGCTCAGGTTGCTGCTGAAGCAGGTTTTTCGGTAATCCTGGTGGATATCGAAACCGCGATAATTGAAAAGGCTTTGAAAGGTATCAAGAAGGCCTGGAAAAAGGCCGTGGAAAAAGGCAAATTGGACGAAGGCGAAATGCAAAAAAGAGAGGGAAATCTGGCCACCGGCAGTAGCATGGCTGATTTTAAAGATTGTGACGTGGTAATCGAGGCGATAGTAGAAAAGATCGAGGTTAAGAAGGTGGTGTTCAAAGAACTGGATGGGATTTGTCCGGAACACACTATCCTGGCTTCCAACACCTCGGCTCTTAGTATAACGGAAATAGCTGCAGCTACCGGCAGGCCGGATCGGGTTGTTGGCATGCATTTTTTCAACCCGGTTCCAGTTATGAAACTGGTGGAGGTAATACCTGGAGCTGAGACCAGTGAAGCGGTATCGTCTGCCATAGTGGAGCTATGCAAGAAATTAAAGAAAGAGCCGGTTCTGGCGCGGGAGTTTCCCGGCTTCATAGTCAACCGTATCCTGGTTCCTTATATTACGGAAACCTGTTCCGAGAATCCGGCGCCATAGGCCGTGGTGCATGCGACAAAATAACCGTCCCATGTCAAAGATGTCATCCTTTGTCTTACTCTAATGAAAATAATCCGGAGAAAATCACTCCAATGTATCAGGAGGTGATTAATTATATATGAATTATGTAAATGAATACCGCAAGAAATTAGTATCGGCCGATGAGGCTGTAAAAGTGGTTAATTCCGGAGATTGGATTGATTATGGTTCCATGTGCGGCCAGGTGGTGATGCTGGATGAAGCCCTGGCCAGGAGGAAAGAGGAACTTAAGGATGTAAAGATTTGGACCCTGCTTACTTTAAGGCGTCCCCGGGTAATGGATGTGGATCCGGAAGAAGAGTCGTTTGTCTGGCATTCCTGGCATCTTTCCGCTATGGATCGCAAAATTGCCAGCGAGAGAGCGGTATATTATTCCCCCATAAGGTATTCGGAGCTGCCGCGTTATGTCCGCGAGCACATTGAGCCCCTGGCAGTAGCCATGCTGCAGGTAGCTCCCATGGATAAACATGGATATTTCAATTTTGGACCGCAGAATTCCCACACC
It encodes the following:
- a CDS encoding 3-hydroxyacyl-CoA dehydrogenase family protein, which encodes MEIKKIGVLGAGTMGAGIAQVAAEAGFSVILVDIETAIIEKALKGIKKAWKKAVEKGKLDEGEMQKREGNLATGSSMADFKDCDVVIEAIVEKIEVKKVVFKELDGICPEHTILASNTSALSITEIAAATGRPDRVVGMHFFNPVPVMKLVEVIPGAETSEAVSSAIVELCKKLKKEPVLAREFPGFIVNRILVPYITETCSENPAP
- a CDS encoding Txe/YoeB family addiction module toxin codes for the protein MNKVFTHTAWEEYQYWQKENRKMTSRINELIRDIERNGNTGIGKPEALRHELSGYWSRRINNEHRLIYSIEGKNINIISCRRHY
- a CDS encoding type II toxin-antitoxin system Phd/YefM family antitoxin, which translates into the protein MMAVNYSTLRENLKKYCDAANQDLEPIIVTRKNGGNVVLISESEYNNLLENLYIRSDPEYYNKLLKSIEELKSGKTLRSELADE